Proteins from one Coffea arabica cultivar ET-39 chromosome 8c, Coffea Arabica ET-39 HiFi, whole genome shotgun sequence genomic window:
- the LOC113707039 gene encoding uncharacterized protein: MATTAPTLSDVYTFYSIDRRIFTRLVMFLTRDPAQSLLVMAFWLCLEDMNFGSCITRKLTRLSNPTLNDVAEEAVQCLNCLELGTPPALRNRSRELPLTSMIVEKRLSLRLFYENKFTMICGIKAFLNHVCANAFADILAQFYPSQANFNYPLIIPGFPHPTFGSLAIIPRAPDYVFPCEGIWGWGLNIEAPEDDRTIFLTFSRGYPVTETEVRELFASYYGDNCVESVSMEPSPDSPDQSLYARLVVRNIKTIDRVLGKGPIAKFKINGKHVWARKFERRD, translated from the coding sequence atggCAACGACTGCACCTACTCTCAGTGATGTGTACACCTTTTACTCCATTGACAGAAGAATTTTCACCCGGCTGGTGATGTTCCTCACTAGAGATCCAGCACAATCTCTCTTGGTCATGGCCTTTTGGCTGTGTCTTGAAGATATGAACTTTGGCTCTTGCATTACGAGGAAACTTACCAGATTATCCAATCCTACTCTGAATGATGTAGCCGAGGAAGCTGTCCAATGCTTGAACTGTCTCGAACTCGGGACACCCCCTGCGCTTCGCAATCGCAGCAGAGAACTTCCTCTCACGTCTATGATTGTGGAAAAAAGGCTCTCCCTAAGACTGTTTTATGAAAATAAGTTCACCATGATATGTGGGATAAAGGCCTTTCTCAACCATGTTTgtgcaaatgctttcgcagacATCTTAGCGCAATTCTACCCTTCGCAAGCAAACTTTAATTATCCTCTTATCATCCCTGGATTCCCTCACCCCACCTTTGGATCACTAGCCATCATTCCTAGGGCCCCTGATTATGTTTTCCCCTGCGAAGGCATATGGGGCTGGGGCTTGAACATCGAAGCGCCGGAAGACGATAGGACTATTTTCTTAACATTTTCGCGAGGCTATCCTGTCACAGAAACTGAAGTTAGAGAACTCTTTGCTTCTTACTATGGAGATAACTGTGTGGAAAGCGTCAGCATGGAGCCATCACCTGATTCACCTGATCAATCCTTGTATGCTCGTCTGGTGGTTCGTAACATTAAAACCATTGATCGTGTTCTTGGCAAAGGACCAATTGCCAAGTTCAAGATCAATGGAAAACATGTCTGGGCGCGAAAATTTGAACGCCGCGATTAG
- the LOC113707038 gene encoding probable polygalacturonase At3g15720, translating to MDRNTTEFGLQIISLIVCIAASYLDGGLAAVFNVTGFGAIGDGIHDDTEAFSQAWEAACSNGGGSSSVIVPAGRTFLLSPVNFEGPCYSSNVHFQVLGKIVAPNETDAWKGCVSNSWLHFSDIPGLVLEGSGVIDGRGSPWWKNALHIHKCDGLQLRGLHHVNSPKSHISINKCNGVSISGLNILAPENSPNTDGIDVSESTHVLISDSIIQTGDDCVAINSGSSDIQMTNVSCGPGHGISVGSLGANGSYATVEQVNVTKCNFQGTQNGIRIKTWPGGSGYARNISFEDITLQDVENPIIIDQFYCKGEFKCEDKPSPSAVQVSHVTYQGVNGSSSSEKAIQLFCSESKGCTDIKMQQINITSAIPRAKTYAICKNAYGESSSTSPLVPCLTQLHDDVLGREASAVWV from the exons CTACAAATCATATCCTTGATAGTTTGTATAGCTGCATCGTATCTAGATGGTGGCCTGGCTGCTGTTTTTAATGTTACCGGATTTGGTGCCATTGGAGATGGAATACATGATGACACTGAG GCTTTTTCACAAGCTTGGGAAGCTGCTTGTTCAAATGGTGGAGGTTCAAGTAGCGTCATAGTTCCAGCAGGAAGGACATTCCTACTGAGCCCAGTGAATTTTGAAGGCCCCTGCTACTCTTCCAATGTACATTTTCAG GTTTTGGGAAAAATTGTGGCACCCAATGAAACTGATGCGTGGAAAGGCTGCGTATCAAATAGTTGGCTTCACTTTTCAGACATACCTGGTCTGGTCCTGGAAGGTTCGGGGGTGATTGATGGGCGGGGTTCACCCTGGTGGAAAAAT GCTCTACACATCCACAAATGTGACGGCCTTCAGTTGAGGGGACTTCATCATGTCAACAGTCCCAAAAGccatataagcatcaataagTGTAATGGCGTATCTATATCTGGACTCAACATTCTTGCACCTGAAAACAGTCCAAATACTGATGGAATTGATGTATCTGAATCCACTCATGTTTTAATTTCCGACTCCATTATTCAAACTG GGGATGACTGTGTTGCGATAAATAGTGGCAGTTCTGACATACAAATGACGAACGTTTCATGCGGACCTGGACACGGAATAAG TGTTGGGAGCTTGGGGGCGAATGGGTCATATGCAACGGTGGAGCAAGTAAATGTAACAAAATGCAACTTCCAGGGAACACAGAATGGTATAAGAATCAAGACATGGCCG GGGGGTTCTGGATACGCCAGAAATATAAGCTTTGAGGATATCACACTTCAAGACGTGGAGAACCCTATAATAATCGACCAGTTTTATTGCAAGGGTGaatttaaatgtgaagataAG CCTTCACCATCAGCTGTGCAAGTGAGCCACGTAACCTACCAGGGAGTGAACGGATCTTCTTCGAGCGAGAAAGCAATTCAATTGTTCTGCAGTGAGAGCAAAGGATGCACTGACATCAAAATGCAACAAATAAACATAACCTCTGCTATTCCAAGAGCAAAGACATATGCCATCTGTAAAAATGCCTATGGGGAGTCCTCCTCAACTTCACCTCTTGTTCCCTGCTTGACGCAGCTTCATGACGATGTCTTGGGGAGAGAAGCTAGTGCGGTTTGGGTCTGA